Proteins from a single region of Malaclemys terrapin pileata isolate rMalTer1 chromosome 23, rMalTer1.hap1, whole genome shotgun sequence:
- the SH2D3A gene encoding SH2 domain-containing protein 3A, whose protein sequence is MELAKELLRKELEEELKLSTEELRSHAWYHGCLPREEAESLLGEDGDFLIRDSGSSQGDYVLSCRWQGEPLHFKIIRVVLRPRLGYSRTLFQFEQDQFDNVPALVRFYVGNRTPVSETSGAVVSRPVNREVPLRWLQERYRATVQPRVDGQEPAKGDAAPRRLGLHRLTAGEMATEGNLRRVKDRSGSHPTGLDQLGRRPSLYTAQSDSNLRTGSPEAPAGTQERGELPPPSPVFRTGSDPVLRPTAPRCLDPEGGAALSGSEGQLHSKAPPKPLRAPSMLVGDASQEQLNTYCELVPKAPAGLRSHVARLHTEEKWRGRARATDTAFGFLEDEVAPLPRPRPYEEEMEGFVRPLLETASSFQPHSFHSLLLPPDNKPLEPGALKRLKDLFDWHDCRTMALHILYIDCLAGRITGVLREQQRAMGVSSGLELITLPHGHQLRLDLLERHHLIALGIAVDILGCTGAVAERAATLHKIVQLAVELKGSAGDLFALSAVMKGLQLPQIARLDQTWQKLRQSHTESAIAFEKDLKPFVKRLHRGEGNSSQGEVAVPHLLPLISLMEGEQLWDDHEESCDLLLRTLESARSIATSAGAYKATAEAKLQGFQATPELLEAFQTEFALRLFWGSKGAAADRAERYRKFDAILTVLSQKLEPAGKTEP, encoded by the exons atggagttGGCCAAGGAGTTGCTCcggaaggagctggaggaggagctgaagCTCAGCACCGAGGAGCTGCGGAGCCACGCGTGGTACCACGGCTGCCTGCCACGGGAG GAGGCCGAGTCCCTGCTGGGGGAGGACGGGGATTTCCTGATCCGGGACTCAGGCTCCAGCCAGGGGGACTACGTGCTGTCGTGCCGCTGGCAGGGCGAGCCCCTGCACTTCAAAATCATCCGGGTGGTGCTGCGCCCACGCCTGGGCTACTCCCGTACCCTCTTCCAGTTCGAGCAGGACCAGTTCGACAACGTGCCGGCCCTGGTGCGCTTCTACGTGGGCAACCGCACGCCCGTCTCGGAGACCTCGGGCGCCGTGGTCTCCCGGCCCGTCAACCGGGAGGTGCCGCTGCGCTGGCTGCAGGAGCGCTACCGGGCCACCGTCCAGCCCCGTGTGGACGGGCAGGAGCCGGCCAAGGGGGACGCAGCTCCCCGCAGACTCGGCCTCCACAGGCTCACCGCTGGGGAGATGGCGACAGAGGGGAACCTGCGCCG AGTGAAAGACAGAAGTGGGAGCCACCCCACCGGGCTGGATCAGCTGGGCCGGAGACCCTCCCTCTACACGGCGCAGTCAGACAGTAACCTGCGGACAG GCAGCCCGGAAGCTCCAGCCGGCACCCAGGAACGGGGCGAGCTCCCGCCCCCCTCGCCCGTCTTCCGCACTGGCAGCGACCCCGTGCTGCGGCCCACCGCCCCCCGGTGCCTGGACCCTGAGGGGGGTGCAGCCTTGAGCGGCTCGGAGGGGCAGCTGCACTCCAAGgctccccccaagcccctgcGGGCCCCCTCCATGCTGGTGGGCGAcgcctcccaggagcagctcaaCACCTACTGTGAGCTGGTGCCCAAAGCCCCGGCCGGCTTGCGGAGCCACGTGGCTCGGCTGCACACCGAGGAGAAGTGGCGTGGCCGGGCCCGGGCCACGGACACGGCCTTTGGCTTCCTCGAGGACGAGGTGGCGCCGCTCCCCCGGCCGCGCCCCtatgaggaggagatggagggctTTGTGCGCCCCCTACTGGAGACAGCCTCCTCCTTCCAGCCCCACAGCTTCCActcactcctcctgccccccgaCAACAAGCCCCTGGAGCCTGGCGCCCTCAAACGGCTCAAGGACCTTTTCGACTGGCATGACTGCCGGACCATGGCCCTGCACATCCTCTACATAGACTGTTTG GCTGGCAGGATCACCGGGGTGCTCAGGGAGCAGCAGCGGGCGATGGGGGTGAGCTCGGGGCTGGAGCTGATCACCCTGCCTCACGGGCACCAGCTGCGCCTGGACCTGTTGGAAAG GCACCATCTCATTGCCCTGGGCATCGCTGTGGACATCCTGGGCTGCACGGGGGCCGTGGCGGAGCGAGCCGCCACCCTGCACAAGATCGTTCAGCTGGCCGTGGAGCTAAAGGGCTCGGCCGGGGACCTGTTCGCTCTGTCGGCCGTGATGAAGGGCCTGCAGCTGCCCCAG ATTGCGCGGCTGGATCAGACGTGGCAGAAGCTGCGGCAGAGCCACACCGAGAGCGCCATCGCCTTCGAGAAGGACCTCAAGCCCTTCGTGAAACGCCTCCACCGGGGGGAAG GGAACTCCTCCCAAGGAGAGGTCGCCGTCCCACACCTCCTGCCTCTCATCAGCCTCATGGAAGGGGAGCAGCTCTGGGACGACCATGAGGAGAGCTGCGACCTCCTCCTACGCACGCTGGAGTCCGCCCGCTCCATCGCCACCAGCGCCGGGGCCTACAAAGCCACCGCAGAGGCTAAGCTCCAAG GCTTCCAAGCCACGCCGGAGCTCCTCGAAGCTTTCCAAACCGAGTTCGCGCTCCGCTTATTCTGGGGCAGCAAAGGAGCGGCCGCGGACCGGGCCGAGCGCTACAGGAAATTCGACGCCATCCTCACGGTGCTGTCCCAGAAACTAGAACCAGCGGGGAAAACGGAGCCCTGA